A region of Coturnix japonica isolate 7356 chromosome 15, Coturnix japonica 2.1, whole genome shotgun sequence DNA encodes the following proteins:
- the P2RX4 gene encoding P2X purinoceptor 4 isoform X3, which translates to MTNTSTLGTRIWDVADYVIPPQEKNAVFIMTNMIVTPNQHQGHCAELPDDNTVCKDNSSCVPGYVSIHSNGIQTGACIPYNRSINTCEVFAWCPVEDDYPIPKPAFLQEAENFTILVKNNIWYSKFNFTKRNILPTFSSTYLKNCIYDAQTDPFCPIFRLGNIVKAAGQNFQEMAVEGGVMGLQINWDCNLDRAASHCVPKYSFRRLDNKDSANTISPGYNFRFAKYYKDSSGIETRTLTKTYGIRIDIIVFGKAGKFDVIPTMINIGSGLALFGAATVLCDIIVLYCMKKRYFYREKKYKYVEDYEVVSTNKGRMEGTSETYGTNS; encoded by the exons GAGAAGAACGCTGTGTTTATCATGACCAACATGATAGTCACACCAAACCAGCACCAAGGCCACTGCGCAGAG CTTCCAGATGATAACACAGTGTGCAAGGACAACAGCAGCTGCGTTCCAGGATACGTCAGCATCCACAGCAATG GTATCCAGACCGGGGCGTGCATACCATACAACAGAAGCATCAATACCTGTGAAGTTTTTGCGTGGTGCCCTGTGGAGGATGACTATCCCATACCCAA GCCAGCATTCTTGCAAGAAGCTGAGAACTTCACCATTCTGGTAAAGAACAACATTTGGTATTCCAAGTTCAACTTCACCAA GCGAAACATCCTCCCCACTTTCAGTTCCACTTATCTCAAGAACTGCATCTATGATGCCCAGACAGATCCCTTCTGTCCTATCTTTCGTCTGGGGAACATAGTTAAAGCTGCAGGGCAGAACTTCCAGGAAATGGCTGTGGAG gGTGGGGTCATGGGGCTGCAGATCAACTGGGACTGCAACCTTGACAGAGCTGCTTCCCACTGTGTGCCTAAGTATTCCTTCCGGCGCCTGGACAACAAGGACTCTGCCAACACCATCTCACCTGGGTACAACTTCAG GTTTGCAAAATACTACAAGGATAGTAGTGGCATTGAAACACGAACGCTTACCAAAACTTATGGCATCCGCATTGATATCATAGTGTTTGGAAAG GCAGGCAAATTTGATGTAATTCCTACAATGATTAACATCGGCTCTGGCTTAGCGCTGTTTGGAGCG GCAACAGTGCTATGTGACATCATTGTCCTGTACTGCATGAAAAAGAGATACTTCTATCGGGAGAAGAAGTACAAATATGTGGAGGATTACGAAGTGGTAAGCACGAACAAAGGCAGAATGGAG GGCACAAGTGAGACGTACGGAACAAACTCctga
- the CAMKK2 gene encoding calcium/calmodulin-dependent protein kinase kinase 2 isoform X1, which translates to MPSCIPGSSPAAPQPPHRHRGPGLPLSAGHPTMESLIVVTECEATASEEEMSVAAVEESREPRAKLNLSGRKLSLQERSHPARSPGSGDSERFIYPSLPYSPVTSPHSSPRLPRRPTVESNRVSITGLQDCVQLNQYKLKDEIGKGSYGVVKLAYNEDDNTYYAMKVLSKKKLMRQAGFPRRPPPRGAKGASEGCLQRRGPIEQVYQEIAILKKLDHPNVVKLVEVLDDPSEDHLYMVFELVKQGPVMEIPTLKPLSEDQARFYFQDLIKGIEYLHYQKIIHRDIKPSNLLVGEDGHVKIADFGVSNEFKGADALLTNTVGTPAFMAPETLSETRKIFSGKALDVWAMGITLYCFVFGQCPFMDERILSLHNKIKTQTLEFPDQPEVTDFLKDLIMRMLDKNPESRISVPEIKASTLQQPLAGDFWPFAPAGTWKGREAEKMEMKLHPWVTKNGAELLPTEDENCTLVEVTEEEVENSVKHIPSLATVILVKTMIRKRSFGNPFEGSRREERSLSAPGNLLPRKQGSEDNLKCNDLPNVGEEEVLS; encoded by the exons ATGCCATCCTGCATCCCCGGCAGCTCCCCTGCTGCCCCTCAGCCCCCACACCGCCACAGAGGGCCCGGGCTGCCGCTGAGTGCCGGCCACCCCACCATGGAGTCACTCATAGTGGTGACCGAGTGCGAGGCAACAGCAAGTGAGGAGGAGATGAGCGTGGCTGCTGTGGAGGAGAGCCGGGAGCCCAGGGCGAAGCTGAACCTCTCCGGCCGAAAGCTGTCCCTGCAGGAGCGCTCGCACCCCGCGCGCTCCCCTGGAAGTGGTGACAGCGAGCGCTTCATCTACCCATCCCTCCCCTACTCACCAGTGACATCCCCACACTCATCCCCGCGCCTGCCAAGGCGGCCGACAGTGGAATCCAACCGTGTCTCCATCACTGGGCTGCAG GACTGTGTCCAGCTCAACCAGTACAAGCTGAAGGATGAGATTGGGAAG GGCTCCTATGGGGTGGTGAAGCTGGCCTACAATGAGGATGACAACACCTACTAT GCAATGAAGGTTCTCTCCAAGAAGAAGCTGATGAGGCAGGCAGGCTTCCCCC GCCGCCCTCCACCCCGTGGGGCCAAAGGTGCCTCAGAGGGCTGCCTGCAGCGCCGGGGCCCCATCGAGCAGGTTTACCAGGAGATTGCCATCCTGAAGAAGCTGGACCACCCCAACGTGGTGAAGCTCGTGGAG GTGCTGGATGACCCCAGTGAGGACCACCTGTACATGG tgttcgAACTGGTGAAACAAGG CCCCGTGATGGAAATCCCCACCCTGAAGCCTCTCAGTGAGGACCAGGCTCGGTTCTACTTCCAGGATCTGATCAAGGGCATCGAATACT TGCACTACCAGAAGATAATCCACCGGGACATCAAGCCTTCCAACCTCCTTGTGGGGGAGGATGGACATGTTAAAATTGCCGACTTCGGTGTCAGCAATGAGTTCAAGGGAGCTGATGCCCTCCTGACCAACACAGTCGGCACCCCTGCCTTCATGGCCCCAGAGACACTGTCAGAAACCAGGAAAATCTTCTCTGGAAAG GCTTTGGATGTCTGGGCCATGGGAATCACGTTGTATTGCTTCGTGTTTGGGCAG TGTCCTTTCATGGATGAAAGGATCCTGAGTTTACACAATAAGATCAAGACCCAAACACTGGAGTTTCCTGACCA GCCAGAAGTGACGGATTTCTTGAAGGATCTGATCATGCGGATGCTGGATAAAAACCCCGAATCAAGGATTTCAGTCCCTGAAATCAAG GCAAGTACCTTGCAGCAGCCTTTGGCAGGAGATTTCTGGCCCTTCGCCCCTGCAGGAACCTGGAAGGGGCgagaagctgagaaaatggAGATGAAG TTGCACCCGTGGGTCACCAAGAACGGAGCGGAGCTGCTGCCCACTGAGGATGAGAACTGCACACTCGTCGAGGTGAcggaggaggaggtggagaatTCAGTCAAGCACATCCCCAGCCTGGCCACCGTG ATCTTGGTTAAAACGATGATTCGGAAGCGGTCCTTTGGGAACCCATTTGAAGGCAGCCGGCGGGAGGAGCGTTCGCTGTCGGCCCCTGGAAACCTGCTGCC cAGGAAGCAAGGCAGTGAGGATAACCTGAAATGCAACGACTTGCCCAACGTGGGAGAGGAGGAAGTCCTTTCATGA
- the CAMKK2 gene encoding calcium/calmodulin-dependent protein kinase kinase 2 isoform X3, whose amino-acid sequence MPSCIPGSSPAAPQPPHRHRGPGLPLSAGHPTMESLIVVTECEATASEEEMSVAAVEESREPRAKLNLSGRKLSLQERSHPARSPGSGDSERFIYPSLPYSPVTSPHSSPRLPRRPTVESNRVSITGLQDCVQLNQYKLKDEIGKGSYGVVKLAYNEDDNTYYAMKVLSKKKLMRQAGFPRRPPPRGAKGASEGCLQRRGPIEQVYQEIAILKKLDHPNVVKLVEVLDDPSEDHLYMVFELVKQGPVMEIPTLKPLSEDQARFYFQDLIKGIEYLHYQKIIHRDIKPSNLLVGEDGHVKIADFGVSNEFKGADALLTNTVGTPAFMAPETLSETRKIFSGKALDVWAMGITLYCFVFGQCPFMDERILSLHNKIKTQTLEFPDQPEVTDFLKDLIMRMLDKNPESRISVPEIKLHPWVTKNGAELLPTEDENCTLVEVTEEEVENSVKHIPSLATVILVKTMIRKRSFGNPFEGSRREERSLSAPGNLLPRKQGSEDNLKCNDLPNVGEEEVLS is encoded by the exons ATGCCATCCTGCATCCCCGGCAGCTCCCCTGCTGCCCCTCAGCCCCCACACCGCCACAGAGGGCCCGGGCTGCCGCTGAGTGCCGGCCACCCCACCATGGAGTCACTCATAGTGGTGACCGAGTGCGAGGCAACAGCAAGTGAGGAGGAGATGAGCGTGGCTGCTGTGGAGGAGAGCCGGGAGCCCAGGGCGAAGCTGAACCTCTCCGGCCGAAAGCTGTCCCTGCAGGAGCGCTCGCACCCCGCGCGCTCCCCTGGAAGTGGTGACAGCGAGCGCTTCATCTACCCATCCCTCCCCTACTCACCAGTGACATCCCCACACTCATCCCCGCGCCTGCCAAGGCGGCCGACAGTGGAATCCAACCGTGTCTCCATCACTGGGCTGCAG GACTGTGTCCAGCTCAACCAGTACAAGCTGAAGGATGAGATTGGGAAG GGCTCCTATGGGGTGGTGAAGCTGGCCTACAATGAGGATGACAACACCTACTAT GCAATGAAGGTTCTCTCCAAGAAGAAGCTGATGAGGCAGGCAGGCTTCCCCC GCCGCCCTCCACCCCGTGGGGCCAAAGGTGCCTCAGAGGGCTGCCTGCAGCGCCGGGGCCCCATCGAGCAGGTTTACCAGGAGATTGCCATCCTGAAGAAGCTGGACCACCCCAACGTGGTGAAGCTCGTGGAG GTGCTGGATGACCCCAGTGAGGACCACCTGTACATGG tgttcgAACTGGTGAAACAAGG CCCCGTGATGGAAATCCCCACCCTGAAGCCTCTCAGTGAGGACCAGGCTCGGTTCTACTTCCAGGATCTGATCAAGGGCATCGAATACT TGCACTACCAGAAGATAATCCACCGGGACATCAAGCCTTCCAACCTCCTTGTGGGGGAGGATGGACATGTTAAAATTGCCGACTTCGGTGTCAGCAATGAGTTCAAGGGAGCTGATGCCCTCCTGACCAACACAGTCGGCACCCCTGCCTTCATGGCCCCAGAGACACTGTCAGAAACCAGGAAAATCTTCTCTGGAAAG GCTTTGGATGTCTGGGCCATGGGAATCACGTTGTATTGCTTCGTGTTTGGGCAG TGTCCTTTCATGGATGAAAGGATCCTGAGTTTACACAATAAGATCAAGACCCAAACACTGGAGTTTCCTGACCA GCCAGAAGTGACGGATTTCTTGAAGGATCTGATCATGCGGATGCTGGATAAAAACCCCGAATCAAGGATTTCAGTCCCTGAAATCAAG TTGCACCCGTGGGTCACCAAGAACGGAGCGGAGCTGCTGCCCACTGAGGATGAGAACTGCACACTCGTCGAGGTGAcggaggaggaggtggagaatTCAGTCAAGCACATCCCCAGCCTGGCCACCGTG ATCTTGGTTAAAACGATGATTCGGAAGCGGTCCTTTGGGAACCCATTTGAAGGCAGCCGGCGGGAGGAGCGTTCGCTGTCGGCCCCTGGAAACCTGCTGCC cAGGAAGCAAGGCAGTGAGGATAACCTGAAATGCAACGACTTGCCCAACGTGGGAGAGGAGGAAGTCCTTTCATGA
- the CAMKK2 gene encoding calcium/calmodulin-dependent protein kinase kinase 2 isoform X2: MPSCIPGSSPAAPQPPHRHRGPGLPLSAGHPTMESLIVVTECEATASEEEMSVAAVEESREPRAKLNLSGRKLSLQERSHPARSPGSGDSERFIYPSLPYSPVTSPHSSPRLPRRPTVESNRVSITGLQDCVQLNQYKLKDEIGKGSYGVVKLAYNEDDNTYYAMKVLSKKKLMRQAGFPRRPPPRGAKGASEGCLQRRGPIEQVYQEIAILKKLDHPNVVKLVEVLDDPSEDHLYMVFELVKQGPVMEIPTLKPLSEDQARFYFQDLIKGIEYLHYQKIIHRDIKPSNLLVGEDGHVKIADFGVSNEFKGADALLTNTVGTPAFMAPETLSETRKIFSGKALDVWAMGITLYCFVFGQCPFMDERILSLHNKIKTQTLEFPDQPEVTDFLKDLIMRMLDKNPESRISVPEIKASTLQQPLAGDFWPFAPAGTWKGREAEKMEMKLHPWVTKNGAELLPTEDENCTLVEVTEEEVENSVKHIPSLATVILVKTMIRKRSFGNPFEGSRREERSLSAPGNLLPKQGSEDNLKCNDLPNVGEEEVLS; the protein is encoded by the exons ATGCCATCCTGCATCCCCGGCAGCTCCCCTGCTGCCCCTCAGCCCCCACACCGCCACAGAGGGCCCGGGCTGCCGCTGAGTGCCGGCCACCCCACCATGGAGTCACTCATAGTGGTGACCGAGTGCGAGGCAACAGCAAGTGAGGAGGAGATGAGCGTGGCTGCTGTGGAGGAGAGCCGGGAGCCCAGGGCGAAGCTGAACCTCTCCGGCCGAAAGCTGTCCCTGCAGGAGCGCTCGCACCCCGCGCGCTCCCCTGGAAGTGGTGACAGCGAGCGCTTCATCTACCCATCCCTCCCCTACTCACCAGTGACATCCCCACACTCATCCCCGCGCCTGCCAAGGCGGCCGACAGTGGAATCCAACCGTGTCTCCATCACTGGGCTGCAG GACTGTGTCCAGCTCAACCAGTACAAGCTGAAGGATGAGATTGGGAAG GGCTCCTATGGGGTGGTGAAGCTGGCCTACAATGAGGATGACAACACCTACTAT GCAATGAAGGTTCTCTCCAAGAAGAAGCTGATGAGGCAGGCAGGCTTCCCCC GCCGCCCTCCACCCCGTGGGGCCAAAGGTGCCTCAGAGGGCTGCCTGCAGCGCCGGGGCCCCATCGAGCAGGTTTACCAGGAGATTGCCATCCTGAAGAAGCTGGACCACCCCAACGTGGTGAAGCTCGTGGAG GTGCTGGATGACCCCAGTGAGGACCACCTGTACATGG tgttcgAACTGGTGAAACAAGG CCCCGTGATGGAAATCCCCACCCTGAAGCCTCTCAGTGAGGACCAGGCTCGGTTCTACTTCCAGGATCTGATCAAGGGCATCGAATACT TGCACTACCAGAAGATAATCCACCGGGACATCAAGCCTTCCAACCTCCTTGTGGGGGAGGATGGACATGTTAAAATTGCCGACTTCGGTGTCAGCAATGAGTTCAAGGGAGCTGATGCCCTCCTGACCAACACAGTCGGCACCCCTGCCTTCATGGCCCCAGAGACACTGTCAGAAACCAGGAAAATCTTCTCTGGAAAG GCTTTGGATGTCTGGGCCATGGGAATCACGTTGTATTGCTTCGTGTTTGGGCAG TGTCCTTTCATGGATGAAAGGATCCTGAGTTTACACAATAAGATCAAGACCCAAACACTGGAGTTTCCTGACCA GCCAGAAGTGACGGATTTCTTGAAGGATCTGATCATGCGGATGCTGGATAAAAACCCCGAATCAAGGATTTCAGTCCCTGAAATCAAG GCAAGTACCTTGCAGCAGCCTTTGGCAGGAGATTTCTGGCCCTTCGCCCCTGCAGGAACCTGGAAGGGGCgagaagctgagaaaatggAGATGAAG TTGCACCCGTGGGTCACCAAGAACGGAGCGGAGCTGCTGCCCACTGAGGATGAGAACTGCACACTCGTCGAGGTGAcggaggaggaggtggagaatTCAGTCAAGCACATCCCCAGCCTGGCCACCGTG ATCTTGGTTAAAACGATGATTCGGAAGCGGTCCTTTGGGAACCCATTTGAAGGCAGCCGGCGGGAGGAGCGTTCGCTGTCGGCCCCTGGAAACCTGCTGCC GAAGCAAGGCAGTGAGGATAACCTGAAATGCAACGACTTGCCCAACGTGGGAGAGGAGGAAGTCCTTTCATGA
- the CAMKK2 gene encoding calcium/calmodulin-dependent protein kinase kinase 2 isoform X4: protein MPSCIPGSSPAAPQPPHRHRGPGLPLSAGHPTMESLIVVTECEATASEEEMSVAAVEESREPRAKLNLSGRKLSLQERSHPARSPGSGDSERFIYPSLPYSPVTSPHSSPRLPRRPTVESNRVSITGLQDCVQLNQYKLKDEIGKGSYGVVKLAYNEDDNTYYAMKVLSKKKLMRQAGFPRRPPPRGAKGASEGCLQRRGPIEQVYQEIAILKKLDHPNVVKLVEVLDDPSEDHLYMVFELVKQGPVMEIPTLKPLSEDQARFYFQDLIKGIEYLHYQKIIHRDIKPSNLLVGEDGHVKIADFGVSNEFKGADALLTNTVGTPAFMAPETLSETRKIFSGKALDVWAMGITLYCFVFGQCPFMDERILSLHNKIKTQTLEFPDQPEVTDFLKDLIMRMLDKNPESRISVPEIKLHPWVTKNGAELLPTEDENCTLVEVTEEEVENSVKHIPSLATVILVKTMIRKRSFGNPFEGSRREERSLSAPGNLLPKQGSEDNLKCNDLPNVGEEEVLS from the exons ATGCCATCCTGCATCCCCGGCAGCTCCCCTGCTGCCCCTCAGCCCCCACACCGCCACAGAGGGCCCGGGCTGCCGCTGAGTGCCGGCCACCCCACCATGGAGTCACTCATAGTGGTGACCGAGTGCGAGGCAACAGCAAGTGAGGAGGAGATGAGCGTGGCTGCTGTGGAGGAGAGCCGGGAGCCCAGGGCGAAGCTGAACCTCTCCGGCCGAAAGCTGTCCCTGCAGGAGCGCTCGCACCCCGCGCGCTCCCCTGGAAGTGGTGACAGCGAGCGCTTCATCTACCCATCCCTCCCCTACTCACCAGTGACATCCCCACACTCATCCCCGCGCCTGCCAAGGCGGCCGACAGTGGAATCCAACCGTGTCTCCATCACTGGGCTGCAG GACTGTGTCCAGCTCAACCAGTACAAGCTGAAGGATGAGATTGGGAAG GGCTCCTATGGGGTGGTGAAGCTGGCCTACAATGAGGATGACAACACCTACTAT GCAATGAAGGTTCTCTCCAAGAAGAAGCTGATGAGGCAGGCAGGCTTCCCCC GCCGCCCTCCACCCCGTGGGGCCAAAGGTGCCTCAGAGGGCTGCCTGCAGCGCCGGGGCCCCATCGAGCAGGTTTACCAGGAGATTGCCATCCTGAAGAAGCTGGACCACCCCAACGTGGTGAAGCTCGTGGAG GTGCTGGATGACCCCAGTGAGGACCACCTGTACATGG tgttcgAACTGGTGAAACAAGG CCCCGTGATGGAAATCCCCACCCTGAAGCCTCTCAGTGAGGACCAGGCTCGGTTCTACTTCCAGGATCTGATCAAGGGCATCGAATACT TGCACTACCAGAAGATAATCCACCGGGACATCAAGCCTTCCAACCTCCTTGTGGGGGAGGATGGACATGTTAAAATTGCCGACTTCGGTGTCAGCAATGAGTTCAAGGGAGCTGATGCCCTCCTGACCAACACAGTCGGCACCCCTGCCTTCATGGCCCCAGAGACACTGTCAGAAACCAGGAAAATCTTCTCTGGAAAG GCTTTGGATGTCTGGGCCATGGGAATCACGTTGTATTGCTTCGTGTTTGGGCAG TGTCCTTTCATGGATGAAAGGATCCTGAGTTTACACAATAAGATCAAGACCCAAACACTGGAGTTTCCTGACCA GCCAGAAGTGACGGATTTCTTGAAGGATCTGATCATGCGGATGCTGGATAAAAACCCCGAATCAAGGATTTCAGTCCCTGAAATCAAG TTGCACCCGTGGGTCACCAAGAACGGAGCGGAGCTGCTGCCCACTGAGGATGAGAACTGCACACTCGTCGAGGTGAcggaggaggaggtggagaatTCAGTCAAGCACATCCCCAGCCTGGCCACCGTG ATCTTGGTTAAAACGATGATTCGGAAGCGGTCCTTTGGGAACCCATTTGAAGGCAGCCGGCGGGAGGAGCGTTCGCTGTCGGCCCCTGGAAACCTGCTGCC GAAGCAAGGCAGTGAGGATAACCTGAAATGCAACGACTTGCCCAACGTGGGAGAGGAGGAAGTCCTTTCATGA